A genomic stretch from Georgenia muralis includes:
- a CDS encoding glutamate synthase subunit beta: MADPRGFLTYTERELPRRRPVPVRILDSREVYERRSEDGPALVRQATRCMDCGVPFCHNGCPLGNLIPEWNELTRREDWEAAIERLHATNNFPEWTGRLCPAPCETACVLGINQPAVTIKNIEQSIADNAFDRGLVQPQIPERLTGATVAVVGSGPAGLAAAQQLTRAGHTVAVYERDDRIGGLLTYGIPDFKMEKDQVDRRVAQMEAEGTRFRPGVDVGGADLTGQDLLERYDAVVLAMGSTIGRELPVPGRELGGIHLAMDYLVQANRAVDGQEVPGQILATDKDVVVIGGGDTGSDCLGTATRQHARSVTQIDIHALPPEERAEDQPWPTYPKVYRTSTSHEENGERVYASSTVELLSEGDTGEVTHLRLVTVEKADDGTYVPVEGTERIIPAQLVLLALGFTGVPRAGLVEQLGVELDARGRLVRDESFATSVPGVFVAGDAGRGQSLIVWAIAEGRAAASAVDGFLRGESELPAPILPSTVSVSA, encoded by the coding sequence GTGGCTGACCCGCGCGGATTCCTGACCTACACCGAGCGCGAGCTGCCGCGCCGACGCCCGGTGCCGGTGCGCATCCTCGACTCCCGCGAGGTGTACGAGCGCCGCTCCGAGGACGGCCCGGCGCTGGTGCGCCAGGCCACCCGCTGCATGGACTGCGGCGTGCCCTTCTGCCACAACGGGTGCCCGCTGGGCAACCTCATCCCCGAGTGGAACGAGCTCACCCGGCGCGAGGACTGGGAGGCCGCCATCGAGCGCCTCCACGCCACGAACAACTTCCCCGAGTGGACCGGCCGGCTGTGCCCGGCCCCCTGCGAGACAGCCTGCGTCCTGGGGATCAACCAGCCTGCCGTGACGATCAAGAACATCGAGCAGTCGATCGCGGACAACGCCTTCGACCGCGGGCTCGTCCAGCCGCAGATCCCCGAGCGGCTCACCGGTGCCACCGTCGCCGTCGTCGGCTCGGGACCCGCCGGGCTGGCCGCCGCCCAGCAGCTCACCCGCGCCGGGCACACCGTCGCCGTCTACGAGCGCGACGACCGCATCGGCGGCCTCCTCACCTACGGCATCCCCGACTTCAAGATGGAGAAGGACCAGGTCGACCGCCGCGTCGCCCAGATGGAGGCCGAGGGCACCCGGTTCCGCCCGGGCGTCGACGTCGGCGGTGCGGACCTCACCGGTCAGGACCTTCTCGAGCGGTACGACGCCGTCGTGCTGGCCATGGGCTCGACCATCGGCCGCGAGCTGCCCGTGCCCGGGCGCGAGCTCGGCGGGATCCACCTGGCCATGGACTACCTCGTCCAGGCCAACCGGGCCGTCGACGGCCAGGAGGTGCCCGGGCAGATCCTCGCCACGGACAAGGACGTCGTCGTCATCGGCGGCGGCGACACCGGCTCGGACTGCCTCGGCACCGCCACCCGGCAGCACGCCCGGTCGGTCACGCAGATCGACATCCACGCGCTGCCGCCCGAGGAGCGCGCCGAGGACCAGCCGTGGCCGACCTACCCGAAGGTCTACCGGACCTCGACCTCCCACGAGGAGAACGGCGAGCGGGTCTACGCCAGCTCCACGGTGGAGCTGCTCTCCGAGGGCGACACCGGCGAGGTCACCCACCTGCGCCTGGTCACCGTGGAGAAGGCCGACGACGGCACCTACGTCCCCGTCGAGGGCACCGAGCGGATCATCCCCGCCCAGCTGGTCCTTCTCGCGCTGGGCTTCACGGGTGTGCCGCGGGCCGGGCTCGTCGAGCAGCTCGGCGTCGAGCTCGACGCGCGCGGGCGCCTCGTCCGGGATGAGAGTTTCGCCACCTCCGTCCCCGGTGTGTTCGTCGCCGGCGACGCGGGCCGGGGGCAGTCGCTCATCGTGTGGGCCATCGCGGAGGGCCGCGCCGCGGCGTCCGCCGTCGACGGGTTCCTGCGCGGCGAGAGCGAGCTTCCCGCGCCGATCCTGCCCTCGACTGTCTCCGTCTCGGCCTGA
- the pyk gene encoding pyruvate kinase, which yields MRRAKIVCTLGPATASAEKVQELVDAGMDVARINRSHGAVEEHEAVYRNVRAAAQASGRAVAVLVDLQGPKIRLGKFAPQEKVELKEGDTFTITTEDVPGTAELASTTFKGLPGDCKPGDRILIDDGKVAVRVLEVDGPRVVTRVEVAGPVSNHKGLNLPGVAVSVPALSEKDKDDLRWALKVGADVIALSFVRNASDIDGVRAIMDEVGRRVPVIAKVEKPQAVENLVEIVDAFDGIMVARGDLGVELPLEQVPLVQKRAIELARRNAKPVIVATQMLESMITSPRPTRAEASDVANAILDGADAVMLSGETSVGDFPIETVRTMARIVENTEENGGERIAPLGSSPHTRGGVITRAAAEIGEMLEVKYLVTFTESGDSARRMSRLRSPIPLLAFTPSTDTRNRLALSWGVQTYTVPSVTHTDDMVNQVDQLLQTTGLADEGDRVVIVAGMPPGTVGSTNSIRVHKIGETYTKA from the coding sequence ATGCGTAGAGCGAAGATCGTGTGCACCCTCGGACCGGCCACCGCGTCGGCCGAGAAGGTCCAGGAGCTGGTGGATGCCGGCATGGACGTCGCCCGGATCAACCGCAGCCACGGGGCGGTGGAGGAGCACGAGGCGGTCTACCGCAACGTGCGTGCCGCCGCGCAGGCCTCCGGCCGCGCGGTTGCGGTCCTCGTCGACCTCCAGGGCCCGAAGATCCGGCTGGGCAAGTTCGCCCCCCAGGAGAAGGTCGAGCTCAAGGAGGGCGACACCTTCACCATCACCACCGAGGACGTCCCCGGCACCGCCGAGCTCGCCTCGACCACGTTCAAGGGCCTGCCCGGTGACTGCAAGCCCGGCGACCGCATCCTCATCGACGACGGCAAGGTCGCGGTGCGGGTCCTCGAGGTCGACGGCCCCCGCGTCGTCACCCGTGTCGAGGTCGCCGGCCCCGTCTCCAACCACAAGGGCCTCAACCTCCCCGGCGTGGCCGTCTCCGTCCCGGCCCTGTCCGAGAAGGACAAGGACGACCTGCGCTGGGCCCTCAAGGTCGGCGCCGACGTCATCGCCCTGTCGTTCGTGCGCAACGCCTCGGACATCGACGGCGTGCGCGCGATCATGGACGAGGTCGGCCGTCGCGTGCCGGTCATCGCCAAGGTCGAGAAGCCCCAGGCCGTGGAGAACCTCGTCGAGATCGTCGACGCCTTCGACGGCATCATGGTCGCCCGCGGCGACCTCGGCGTCGAGCTGCCCCTCGAGCAGGTCCCGCTGGTGCAGAAGCGCGCCATCGAGCTCGCCCGCCGCAACGCCAAGCCCGTCATCGTCGCGACGCAGATGCTCGAGTCGATGATCACCAGCCCGCGCCCCACCCGCGCCGAGGCCTCCGACGTCGCCAACGCCATCCTCGACGGCGCCGACGCGGTCATGCTCTCCGGCGAGACGTCCGTGGGTGACTTCCCGATCGAGACCGTGCGCACCATGGCCCGCATCGTGGAGAACACCGAGGAGAACGGCGGCGAGCGGATCGCGCCGCTGGGGTCCTCCCCGCACACGCGCGGCGGCGTCATCACCCGCGCCGCGGCCGAGATCGGCGAGATGCTCGAGGTGAAGTACCTCGTGACCTTCACCGAGTCCGGCGACTCCGCCCGCCGCATGTCGCGCCTGCGCTCGCCCATCCCGCTGCTCGCCTTCACCCCGAGCACCGACACCCGCAACCGGCTCGCGCTGAGCTGGGGCGTGCAGACCTACACCGTGCCCTCGGTCACCCACACCGACGACATGGTCAACCAGGTCGACCAGCTCCTCCAGACCACCGGCCTGGCGGACGAGGGCGACCGTGTCGTCATCGTCGCGGGCATGCCGCCCGGCACCGTGGGGTCGACCAACTCGATCCGCGTGCACAAGATCGGCGAGACCTACACCAAGGCCTGA
- a CDS encoding ANTAR domain-containing response regulator, with protein sequence MPGPEAGAAEERTRAHRVVVAEDETLIRLDIVESLTEAGFDVVGEAADGEAAVRLATELEPDVVVMDVKMPVMDGITAAERIIANRTCAVVMLTAFSQKELVERARDAGAMAYVVKPFTPADLLPAVEIAISRHQEITSLEAEVASLSEQFETRKRVDRAKGLLMTKMGLSEPEAFRWIQKTSMDRRLTMREVADAVIEQVGAR encoded by the coding sequence CTGCCCGGCCCGGAGGCGGGAGCGGCTGAGGAGCGCACGCGCGCCCACCGCGTCGTCGTGGCGGAGGACGAGACCCTCATCCGCCTCGACATCGTCGAGTCGCTCACCGAGGCGGGCTTCGACGTCGTCGGGGAGGCCGCCGACGGCGAGGCCGCGGTGCGCCTGGCCACCGAGCTCGAGCCCGACGTCGTCGTCATGGACGTCAAGATGCCCGTCATGGACGGCATCACCGCCGCCGAGCGCATCATCGCCAACCGCACCTGCGCCGTCGTCATGCTCACCGCGTTCTCCCAGAAGGAGCTCGTGGAGCGGGCGCGCGACGCCGGGGCCATGGCGTACGTGGTCAAGCCCTTCACCCCGGCCGACCTCCTGCCCGCGGTCGAGATCGCCATCTCCCGGCACCAGGAGATCACCTCCCTCGAGGCCGAGGTGGCCTCCCTGTCGGAGCAGTTCGAGACCCGCAAGCGCGTCGACCGCGCCAAGGGTCTGCTCATGACGAAGATGGGCCTGAGCGAGCCCGAGGCGTTCCGCTGGATCCAGAAGACCTCCATGGACCGCCGCCTCACCATGCGCGAGGTGGCCGACGCCGTCATCGAGCAGGTCGGCGCCCGCTAG
- a CDS encoding ABC transporter substrate-binding protein has translation MIRRSSAVRTSALAVAVALTLAACGAAEGDDVGAATDEAASSEGLVLGTLLPQTGSLSQLGPPEIAGVDLAVEEINEAGGVLGADVSVSHKDSSDADNAQVATQSVTELVSEDVAVIIGAASSQVTLNVIDDVVGAEIVMVSPANTSATLSGYSEYFFRTAPPDTVQGDVLGNLILGDGHANLGILVFNEDYGTGLRDVVQGVVEGAGGTVTYGGPGEEFDPTEQNFSTIVGNALGTAPDAVAIIAFTTQTPLIIAELVNQGFDMSKVYFVDGNLQNFGDDFDPGTLEGAQGTQPGVFPSDEFRERLMGVDPELADFNYAAESYDATMLAALAAVRGDGTDGPTIQANMAAVSGAEGGTECAGFEECAALLEDGEEIVYQAVSGVGPFNAENDPSAANIGVYLFDGENNNSFQRVEFGEIG, from the coding sequence ATGATCCGCAGGAGCTCTGCCGTCCGCACGTCGGCCCTGGCCGTGGCCGTCGCCCTCACCCTCGCCGCGTGCGGGGCTGCCGAGGGCGACGACGTCGGCGCCGCCACCGACGAGGCTGCCTCGTCCGAGGGGCTGGTCCTGGGCACCCTGCTGCCCCAGACCGGTTCGCTGTCGCAGCTCGGTCCGCCGGAGATCGCCGGCGTGGACCTGGCCGTGGAGGAGATCAACGAGGCCGGCGGCGTCCTGGGCGCCGACGTCTCGGTCTCCCACAAGGACTCCTCCGACGCCGACAACGCCCAGGTGGCCACGCAGTCCGTGACCGAGCTCGTCAGCGAGGACGTCGCCGTCATCATCGGCGCCGCCTCCTCGCAGGTGACGCTCAACGTCATCGACGACGTCGTCGGCGCCGAGATCGTCATGGTCTCCCCGGCGAACACCTCCGCAACGCTGTCCGGGTACAGCGAGTACTTCTTCCGCACCGCCCCGCCGGACACGGTCCAGGGCGACGTCCTGGGGAACCTCATCCTCGGCGACGGCCACGCCAACCTCGGCATCCTGGTCTTCAACGAGGACTACGGCACCGGTCTGCGCGACGTCGTCCAGGGCGTCGTCGAGGGCGCCGGCGGCACGGTCACCTACGGCGGGCCCGGCGAGGAGTTCGACCCGACCGAGCAGAACTTCTCCACGATCGTCGGCAACGCGCTGGGGACCGCACCCGACGCCGTCGCGATCATCGCGTTCACCACCCAGACCCCGCTCATCATCGCCGAGCTCGTCAACCAGGGCTTCGACATGTCGAAGGTCTACTTCGTCGACGGCAACCTTCAGAACTTCGGCGACGACTTCGACCCCGGCACCCTCGAGGGCGCCCAGGGCACCCAGCCCGGAGTGTTCCCCTCCGACGAGTTCCGTGAGCGTCTCATGGGGGTGGACCCCGAGCTCGCGGACTTCAACTACGCGGCGGAGTCCTACGACGCCACCATGCTCGCCGCCCTCGCCGCGGTGCGCGGCGACGGCACGGACGGCCCGACGATCCAGGCCAACATGGCGGCCGTCTCCGGCGCCGAGGGCGGCACGGAGTGCGCCGGGTTCGAGGAGTGCGCGGCGCTGCTCGAGGACGGCGAGGAGATCGTCTACCAGGCTGTCTCCGGCGTCGGGCCCTTCAACGCGGAGAACGACCCCTCCGCTGCGAACATCGGTGTCTACCTCTTCGACGGCGAGAACAACAACTCCTTCCAGCGCGTGGAGTTCGGCGAGATCGGCTGA
- a CDS encoding ABC transporter ATP-binding protein translates to MTTTPTRPVHLGEPDGSPLLAAEELVAGYLPGVNILERCSLRVHRGELVGIIGPNGAGKSTLLKALFGLVTVRSGRVTLDGEDVTNERADSLVRRGVGFVPQNNNVFPGLTIEENLQMGVYQAPKRFAQRFAAVVEIFPDLGERRRQRAGSLSGGERQMVAMARALMMDPSVLLLDEPSAGLSPVRQDETFLRTRKINKAGVSVVIVEQNARRALQICDRAYVLDQGTNAYSGPGRELMDDPKVVELYLGTLAADVEDAAVRAGEA, encoded by the coding sequence ATGACCACGACGCCGACCCGCCCCGTCCACCTCGGCGAGCCCGACGGCTCCCCGCTCCTGGCCGCCGAGGAGCTCGTCGCGGGCTACCTGCCGGGCGTCAACATCCTCGAACGGTGCAGCCTGCGGGTGCACCGCGGTGAGCTGGTGGGCATCATCGGACCCAACGGGGCCGGGAAGTCCACGCTCCTCAAGGCGCTGTTCGGGCTGGTGACCGTCCGATCCGGACGGGTCACGCTCGACGGCGAGGACGTCACCAACGAGCGGGCGGACAGCCTCGTGCGCCGGGGGGTGGGCTTCGTCCCCCAGAACAACAACGTCTTCCCCGGCCTGACCATCGAGGAGAACCTCCAGATGGGCGTCTACCAGGCGCCCAAGAGGTTCGCCCAGCGCTTCGCCGCCGTCGTGGAGATCTTCCCCGACCTCGGCGAGCGCCGCCGTCAGCGGGCCGGGTCGCTGTCCGGCGGCGAACGGCAGATGGTCGCGATGGCCCGCGCGTTGATGATGGACCCCTCGGTCCTGCTGCTCGACGAGCCCTCCGCGGGCCTGTCCCCCGTGCGCCAGGACGAGACGTTCCTGCGCACCCGGAAGATCAACAAGGCCGGTGTCTCGGTGGTCATCGTCGAGCAGAACGCCCGCCGGGCGCTGCAGATCTGCGACCGCGCCTACGTCCTCGACCAGGGCACGAACGCCTACTCCGGGCCCGGACGTGAGCTCATGGACGACCCCAAGGTCGTCGAGCTGTACCTGGGCACCCTCGCCGCCGACGTCGAGGATGCCGCCGTGCGGGCCGGCGAGGCCTGA
- a CDS encoding ABC transporter ATP-binding protein: MSVDTTRPRADLTHTERAPGSAKPDPILVVDDVKRSFGGMTAVDVEHLEVPRHAITALIGPNGAGKTTLFNLLTGFDRPSSGRWWFDGRQVERLGAARVARSGMVRTFQLTKALNRMTVLENMRLGATRQPGEHPAVALVPRLWRARERDITDRAMTLLERFRLDTKKDDFAGSLSGGQRKLLEMARALMSEPRMIMLDEPMAGVNPALTQSLLAHITDLRDEGMTVLFVEHDMHMVRHISDWVVVMAEGRIVAEGPADSVMREPAVVDAYLGAHHDTDLGDDALLQD, translated from the coding sequence ATGTCCGTTGACACCACCCGCCCCCGCGCGGACCTCACGCACACCGAGCGGGCCCCGGGCTCGGCCAAGCCGGACCCGATCCTCGTCGTCGACGACGTCAAGCGCTCCTTCGGGGGCATGACCGCGGTCGACGTCGAGCACCTCGAGGTCCCCCGACACGCGATCACCGCACTCATCGGGCCCAACGGCGCGGGCAAGACCACCCTGTTCAACCTGCTCACCGGCTTCGACCGGCCGAGCTCGGGGCGGTGGTGGTTCGACGGCCGGCAGGTCGAGCGCCTGGGTGCGGCGCGGGTCGCCCGTTCGGGCATGGTCCGGACGTTCCAGCTCACCAAGGCGCTCAACCGGATGACGGTGCTGGAGAACATGCGCCTGGGTGCCACGCGCCAGCCCGGCGAGCACCCCGCCGTCGCGCTCGTCCCCCGGCTGTGGCGCGCACGGGAGCGGGACATCACCGACAGGGCCATGACCCTGCTCGAGCGGTTCCGGCTCGACACCAAGAAGGACGACTTCGCCGGCAGCCTCTCCGGCGGCCAGCGCAAGCTCCTCGAGATGGCGCGGGCCCTGATGTCCGAGCCCCGGATGATCATGCTGGACGAACCGATGGCCGGGGTGAACCCGGCCCTGACCCAGTCCCTCCTCGCGCACATCACCGACCTGCGCGACGAGGGGATGACCGTCCTCTTCGTCGAGCACGACATGCACATGGTGCGCCACATCTCCGACTGGGTGGTCGTCATGGCCGAGGGGCGCATCGTCGCCGAGGGCCCCGCCGACTCGGTCATGCGTGAGCCGGCCGTCGTCGACGCCTACCTCGGCGCCCACCACGACACCGACCTCGGCGACGACGCCCTGCTCCAGGACTGA
- a CDS encoding branched-chain amino acid ABC transporter permease, protein MDWSNLLTNVAGELFAPTTAAFALAAIGLNVHFGLTGLLNMGQAGFMLLGAYGFAIATIAGWPLWAAVGAAVAAAVAFAVLLGIPTLTLRGDYLAIVTIAAAEIVRLVGRSTALTDVTGASNGLLGNSFKQTFQDASPFPDGSFALGPFSYAINASNSWWLRLVGWAVVVLAALLVWRLMRSPWGRVLKGIREDEDAVRSLGKNVFGYKMQALVLGGVLGALAGILYVLPRAVQPDSLGRPTTFYVWTILLLGGAATVFGPIIGSMLFWASLMLIKGFMRAVVPSDVMSVAQIEAFGWILVGVTLMALIIFRPQGILGDKKELAIHVR, encoded by the coding sequence ATGGACTGGTCCAACCTCCTCACCAACGTGGCGGGCGAGCTCTTCGCCCCCACCACGGCCGCGTTCGCCCTGGCTGCCATCGGGCTCAACGTCCACTTCGGGCTCACGGGGCTGCTCAACATGGGCCAGGCCGGCTTCATGCTGCTCGGCGCGTACGGCTTCGCCATCGCCACCATCGCCGGTTGGCCGCTGTGGGCGGCCGTCGGTGCCGCCGTGGCCGCGGCCGTGGCCTTCGCCGTCCTCCTCGGCATCCCGACGCTCACGCTCCGCGGTGACTACCTGGCGATCGTCACGATCGCGGCGGCCGAGATCGTCCGGCTCGTGGGCCGGTCGACCGCCCTGACGGACGTCACCGGCGCCTCCAACGGCCTGCTGGGCAACTCCTTCAAGCAGACCTTCCAGGACGCCTCCCCCTTCCCCGACGGCAGCTTCGCCCTCGGCCCGTTCAGCTATGCGATCAACGCCTCGAACAGCTGGTGGCTGCGCCTCGTGGGCTGGGCGGTCGTCGTGCTCGCCGCCCTGCTCGTCTGGCGCCTCATGCGCAGCCCCTGGGGACGGGTGCTCAAGGGCATCCGGGAGGACGAGGACGCGGTGCGATCGCTCGGCAAGAACGTCTTCGGGTACAAGATGCAAGCTCTCGTGCTCGGTGGCGTGCTCGGCGCCCTCGCCGGGATCCTCTACGTCCTGCCGCGAGCGGTGCAGCCGGACTCCCTGGGCCGGCCGACGACCTTCTACGTGTGGACGATCCTCCTGCTCGGCGGGGCGGCGACGGTGTTCGGACCCATCATCGGCTCGATGCTCTTCTGGGCCTCCCTCATGCTCATCAAGGGCTTCATGCGCGCCGTCGTGCCGTCCGACGTCATGAGCGTGGCCCAGATCGAGGCCTTCGGCTGGATCCTCGTGGGCGTGACCCTCATGGCGCTCATCATCTTCCGACCACAGGGCATCCTCGGCGACAAGAAGGAGCTGGCGATCCATGTCCGTTGA
- a CDS encoding branched-chain amino acid ABC transporter permease yields the protein MRPAARAWAGARALLGLLLAALWLLQPATAVAATATCTPDATTACLAGTIRTADGEPAVGVELSVEGPGGTVAAVTDGTGRWVAAVTEPGEHTVTLDEATLPDGETLRDPAANPRTVTVTLGSSAGALFPLGPPAAAPAPAGDDASEAATGGSDGTSDEVELAPESATATGASAGRVGQLVVSGLIFGLLIALASVGLSLIYGTTGLSNFAHGEQVTLGALLAYFFTQVVGLPLPVAGLLAVTAGLVVGYVQDLGIWAPLRRRGVGLTQQMIVTIGLAMALQYAFNLFAGGGSLRIVTSNPPIIDVGPVSLTQQSAVSVVIAVVVLVAVALFLGTTRLGRATRAVSDNPALAAASGIGVDRIVRLVWTMGTGLAALGGVLLGLYLSATRWNMGTALLMLMFAAVTLGGLGTAYGALVGSLVIGLVVELSTLVIPSDMRYAAALVILILVLLLRPQGILGRAERVG from the coding sequence ATGAGACCGGCAGCCAGAGCGTGGGCCGGCGCCCGCGCCCTCCTGGGCCTCCTGCTGGCGGCCCTGTGGCTGCTCCAGCCCGCGACCGCCGTCGCCGCCACCGCGACCTGCACCCCCGACGCCACCACCGCCTGCCTGGCCGGCACCATCCGCACGGCCGACGGTGAGCCGGCCGTCGGGGTCGAGCTGAGCGTCGAGGGGCCCGGCGGGACGGTCGCGGCCGTCACGGACGGGACGGGCCGGTGGGTCGCGGCCGTCACCGAGCCGGGCGAGCACACGGTCACCCTCGACGAGGCCACGCTGCCCGACGGCGAGACGCTCCGGGACCCCGCGGCCAACCCCCGCACCGTCACCGTCACCCTCGGCAGCTCCGCCGGCGCCCTCTTCCCCCTGGGTCCGCCCGCGGCGGCGCCTGCACCGGCCGGCGACGATGCGAGCGAGGCCGCCACCGGCGGCTCGGACGGGACGTCCGACGAGGTCGAGCTCGCCCCCGAGTCGGCCACCGCGACCGGGGCGAGCGCGGGCCGGGTCGGCCAGCTCGTGGTCAGCGGCCTGATCTTCGGCCTGCTCATCGCCCTGGCGTCGGTGGGCCTGTCCCTCATCTACGGCACCACGGGGCTGAGCAACTTCGCCCACGGCGAGCAGGTCACCCTCGGCGCCCTGCTCGCGTACTTCTTCACGCAGGTGGTGGGCCTGCCCCTGCCGGTCGCCGGGCTCCTCGCCGTCACCGCGGGGCTGGTCGTCGGCTACGTCCAGGACCTGGGCATCTGGGCACCGCTGCGCCGCCGGGGGGTGGGTCTGACCCAGCAGATGATCGTCACCATCGGCCTGGCGATGGCTCTGCAGTACGCCTTCAACCTCTTCGCCGGCGGCGGGAGCCTGCGGATCGTCACGTCGAACCCGCCGATCATCGACGTCGGGCCGGTCAGCCTCACCCAGCAGTCCGCGGTCTCGGTGGTGATCGCCGTCGTGGTGCTGGTCGCCGTCGCGCTCTTCCTGGGGACCACCCGGCTCGGCCGCGCGACGCGCGCGGTCTCGGACAACCCCGCCCTGGCTGCCGCCTCAGGGATCGGTGTCGACCGGATCGTGCGTCTCGTGTGGACGATGGGCACGGGCCTGGCGGCCCTCGGCGGGGTGCTGCTCGGGCTCTACCTGTCCGCCACCCGGTGGAACATGGGCACGGCGCTGCTCATGCTCATGTTCGCCGCCGTCACCCTCGGCGGCCTCGGCACGGCGTACGGCGCACTCGTCGGCTCGCTCGTCATCGGCCTGGTCGTGGAGCTGTCCACCCTCGTCATCCCCAGCGACATGCGCTACGCCGCGGCGCTGGTCATCCTCATCCTCGTTCTGCTGCTGAGGCCCCAGGGCATCCTCGGCCGCGCCGAACGCGTCGGCTGA
- a CDS encoding PaaI family thioesterase, with protein MTVHEIIDDLRGSGADALGAKLGIEVLEASAGRVVARMPVAGNTQPYGLLHGGASAVLAESVGSYAAAIHAGAGRVAVGTELSATHHRGVRDGWVTATAEALHEGRTTASYGITIVDDAGRRVCTARLSCLVLDRS; from the coding sequence ATGACCGTGCACGAGATCATCGACGACCTCCGTGGCTCCGGCGCGGACGCACTGGGCGCAAAGCTGGGCATCGAGGTCCTCGAGGCGTCCGCCGGACGGGTCGTGGCGCGCATGCCCGTCGCGGGGAACACCCAGCCCTACGGCCTGCTGCACGGCGGCGCGTCCGCGGTCCTGGCCGAGTCCGTCGGCTCCTACGCCGCGGCGATCCACGCCGGCGCCGGCCGGGTCGCGGTGGGCACCGAGCTGAGCGCCACGCACCATCGAGGCGTCCGCGACGGCTGGGTGACCGCGACCGCCGAGGCGCTGCACGAGGGTCGCACCACAGCGAGCTACGGGATCACCATCGTCGACGACGCCGGCCGGCGGGTCTGCACCGCCCGGCTGAGCTGTCTGGTCCTCGACCGGTCCTGA